In Campylobacter sp. VBCF_01 NA2, one DNA window encodes the following:
- the efp gene encoding elongation factor P, which produces MAYSMGDLKKGLKIEVDGIPFKIVEYQHVKPGKGAAFVRAKLKSFIDGKVLEKTFHAGDKCEEPNLEQKDMQYLYDDGEYCQFMDTESYEQVAIADEDVGEAKKWMLDGMMVSIMFYNGKAIGVEVPQVVELKIVETAPNFRGDTQGSNKKPATLETGAVVQIPFHVLEGEVIRVDTVRGEYIEKANK; this is translated from the coding sequence ATGGCTTATTCAATGGGCGATTTGAAAAAAGGTCTTAAAATCGAAGTTGATGGAATTCCGTTTAAAATCGTAGAGTATCAACATGTAAAACCGGGCAAGGGTGCGGCTTTCGTGCGCGCGAAACTAAAATCCTTCATCGACGGTAAGGTTTTGGAAAAAACTTTCCACGCAGGCGATAAATGCGAGGAGCCAAATTTAGAGCAAAAAGATATGCAATACCTTTATGATGACGGCGAGTATTGCCAATTCATGGACACAGAGAGCTACGAGCAAGTGGCAATCGCTGACGAGGATGTGGGCGAGGCGAAAAAATGGATGCTCGATGGCATGATGGTTAGCATTATGTTTTACAACGGCAAAGCGATTGGCGTGGAAGTTCCGCAAGTAGTCGAGCTAAAAATCGTCGAAACTGCGCCAAATTTCCGTGGCGATACACAAGGAAGCAACAAAAAACCAGCGACCCTTGAAACTGGCGCGGTCGTGCAAATCCCATTTCATGTGCTTGAAGGCGAGGTTATCCGCGTAGATACCGTGCGTGGCGAATATATCGAAAAAGCAAACAAATAA
- a CDS encoding aminotransferase class V-fold PLP-dependent enzyme has product MQIEKIKNDLILKEGLKYFDFAASGLACNSIEREIERVLRTYANTHSLGGENAHTTSEYYENARAKIKEMLGCAGRYYLISCGFGATAAIKKLWEILGIYLPPNTKKRLNLTNFATNERAKFPLIVISPYEHHSVEISLRQALCELVRVPLGADGLIDFGKLNEILGANKGREIYGVFSACSNATGILVDYKRVFLALKMHGAKLFIDASALVAHDNVDLGFCDGLFFGAHKLIGGVGACGILALKKEFLEGAEPTFAGGGAVKYADFSTQSFIIDKERLEEPGTPGITALIRAYLALDLRRKVGFTAIKERESALNAKFIDEISKIKEIKIYGNLSAPRVPIFAFNMQNLASDALASVLSSKFEIQTRSGCDCAAPYGFDLTGLAPDPVNQTKPSWVRASFSWVNDEDDIAYLAHALKEIVKIRTKINFVSGKYRC; this is encoded by the coding sequence ATGCAAATCGAAAAAATAAAAAATGATTTAATACTAAAAGAGGGGCTCAAATACTTCGATTTCGCCGCGTCCGGGCTAGCGTGCAATAGCATCGAGCGCGAAATCGAGCGGGTTTTGCGCACTTATGCCAACACACACTCTCTTGGCGGCGAAAACGCCCACACCACGAGCGAATACTACGAAAACGCGCGCGCCAAAATCAAAGAAATGCTAGGCTGTGCGGGCAGATACTACCTCATCTCGTGCGGATTTGGCGCGACAGCCGCGATTAAGAAGCTATGGGAAATTTTAGGCATTTACCTGCCACCAAATACCAAAAAACGGCTAAATTTGACAAATTTCGCCACAAATGAGCGCGCGAAATTTCCATTAATCGTGATTTCACCATACGAACACCACTCGGTCGAAATCAGCCTGCGTCAGGCTCTGTGCGAACTCGTGCGCGTGCCACTGGGTGCAGACGGGCTTATAGATTTTGGCAAATTAAATGAAATTTTAGGCGCAAATAAAGGGCGCGAAATTTATGGCGTATTTAGCGCGTGTTCGAACGCCACTGGGATTTTAGTCGATTATAAGCGGGTGTTTTTGGCGCTGAAAATGCACGGCGCGAAACTTTTCATCGACGCTAGCGCGCTTGTGGCGCATGATAATGTGGATTTGGGCTTTTGCGACGGGCTGTTTTTTGGCGCACACAAATTAATCGGCGGAGTGGGTGCGTGCGGGATTTTGGCACTGAAAAAAGAGTTTTTAGAAGGCGCGGAGCCCACATTTGCGGGCGGTGGCGCGGTAAAATACGCTGATTTTAGCACGCAAAGCTTCATCATCGACAAAGAGAGGCTAGAAGAGCCGGGCACGCCCGGGATTACGGCGCTCATTAGGGCGTATTTGGCGCTGGATTTGCGCCGCAAGGTGGGATTTACGGCGATAAAAGAGCGAGAAAGCGCACTAAATGCGAAATTTATCGATGAAATTTCAAAAATCAAAGAGATTAAAATTTACGGAAATTTAAGCGCGCCAAGGGTGCCGATTTTCGCCTTTAATATGCAAAATTTAGCCTCTGACGCCCTAGCCTCCGTGCTTAGCTCGAAATTCGAAATCCAAACGCGCTCTGGGTGCGACTGCGCAGCGCCGTATGGATTTGATCTGACAGGACTTGCGCCAGATCCCGTAAATCAGACCAAACCAAGCTGGGTGCGAGCAAGCTTCTCGTGGGTCAATGACGAGGACGATATCGCCTACCTCGCCCACGCGCTCAAAGAAATCGTCAAAATCCGCACAAAGATAAATTTCGTAAGCGGAAAATATCGTTGCTAA
- a CDS encoding DUF234 domain-containing protein yields MKFHFVFDAFDICAKYDDVFSAIEAEILPNFREIGERFSFGGEYEKELKQALMKFARSDRKKIGVAKILPRFTAQKITQILLEAGFLNLEKSHEKRPVKLHKNDKLPRILRRYQITDKVHFNDNFSRFWFRFIEPNLQILAQGEYEKVIGEIREDFDNYASFGYEILCRELLANYLNIDISQISSYWDKNSEIDIFAKFEGFLIVGECKYKERKISKNVLNELLVKCENSALAPDMVALFSKSGFSGELEKIKNDRILLFDTEDFKILL; encoded by the coding sequence TTGAAATTCCACTTCGTATTCGATGCTTTTGATATTTGCGCGAAATATGACGATGTATTTAGCGCGATAGAGGCTGAAATTTTGCCGAATTTTAGGGAGATTGGCGAGAGGTTTAGTTTCGGCGGCGAGTATGAAAAAGAGCTAAAACAGGCGTTGATGAAATTCGCTAGATCAGATCGCAAAAAAATCGGTGTCGCAAAGATACTGCCCCGTTTCACCGCGCAAAAAATCACGCAAATTTTGCTAGAAGCTGGGTTTTTAAATTTAGAAAAATCGCACGAAAAACGCCCTGTAAAACTGCATAAAAATGATAAATTACCACGAATTTTAAGACGCTATCAAATCACAGACAAAGTCCATTTTAACGATAATTTCTCGCGGTTTTGGTTCAGGTTTATCGAGCCAAATTTGCAAATTTTGGCGCAGGGCGAATACGAAAAAGTCATCGGCGAGATTAGGGAGGATTTCGATAATTACGCCAGTTTTGGCTATGAGATACTCTGCCGCGAACTGCTCGCGAACTACCTAAATATCGACATTTCGCAAATTTCGAGTTATTGGGATAAAAATAGCGAGATTGATATTTTCGCGAAATTTGAGGGGTTTTTAATCGTGGGCGAGTGCAAATACAAAGAGCGCAAAATCTCAAAAAATGTCCTAAACGAACTGCTCGTAAAGTGCGAAAATTCCGCGCTTGCGCCCGATATGGTGGCGCTGTTTTCGAAATCTGGGTTCTCAGGCGAGCTAGAAAAAATCAAAAATGATAGAATTTTGCTTTTTGATACTGAGGATTTTAAAATTTTACTTTGA
- a CDS encoding DUF6984 family protein, with protein MNNSIIRNMTKKEQLLIKVLLKNKLDDYKDIYFKYSNKVVEWGDCSGSFDFVYEQEIDPKSNRSSIISEIRFYDVDEIVCEAILLGYINKQCLYCIDIVKLDETGLLIQLPTNENEFFIPE; from the coding sequence TTGAATAATAGCATTATTAGAAATATGACAAAAAAAGAGCAACTATTAATTAAAGTATTGCTTAAAAATAAACTAGATGATTATAAGGATATTTATTTCAAATACTCAAATAAGGTAGTTGAATGGGGCGATTGTAGTGGTAGTTTTGATTTTGTTTATGAACAAGAAATTGATCCAAAAAGCAATCGTTCATCAATAATTTCGGAAATTCGTTTTTATGATGTCGATGAAATTGTATGCGAAGCAATATTATTGGGATATATCAATAAACAGTGTTTATATTGTATTGATATAGTAAAACTAGACGAAACTGGTTTATTGATTCAATTACCAACAAATGAAAACGAATTTTTCATACCGGAATAG